One genomic window of Evansella cellulosilytica DSM 2522 includes the following:
- a CDS encoding DUF3267 domain-containing protein, whose protein sequence is MNCWRTISIEDEFGKDRLWCMSIFVMLFYFILHFVIFRTFITQSEVLNDLGLIFLVFLILIVGPTHVFLHCLPIWLFGKKAAFSIRKSRWPFIYFSSKQALSKQLILLSMSLPTITITAVCISLSFYFPQWVHYFAMIAALNMGMSVNDLLNLKQISCAPKSAVIEEHQNGYHILCQNQFIDNRS, encoded by the coding sequence ATGAATTGCTGGAGAACGATTTCTATAGAGGATGAGTTTGGAAAAGATCGTCTATGGTGTATGTCAATTTTTGTTATGCTTTTCTATTTTATTTTACATTTTGTTATATTTAGAACATTTATCACGCAAAGCGAAGTGCTTAATGACTTAGGGTTAATATTCTTAGTGTTTCTTATTCTTATAGTTGGCCCAACACATGTATTTTTACATTGCTTACCGATTTGGTTATTTGGTAAAAAAGCAGCTTTTTCGATACGTAAAAGTAGATGGCCTTTTATTTATTTTTCTTCCAAGCAGGCACTATCCAAACAACTGATTTTATTATCAATGAGCTTACCAACGATAACGATTACGGCTGTATGTATATCACTATCATTCTATTTCCCTCAATGGGTTCATTATTTTGCAATGATTGCAGCACTAAATATGGGGATGAGTGTGAATGATTTACTCAATTTAAAACAAATTAGCTGTGCTCCGAAATCTGCAGTGATAGAAGAACACCAAAATGGCTATCACATCTTGTGTCAGAACCAGTTTATTGATAACCGTTCATAG
- a CDS encoding HTH-type transcriptional regulator Hpr — translation MEQQQLQSIKQSIMFSHKVAQLSKALWKMVEKDWQNWIKPYDLNINEHHILWIAYHLEGASISDIAKFGVMHVSTAFNFSKKLEERGLLTFSKRQTDKRNTYVFLTQEGESLFIETLEAYNPTNSGVYNGALPIKELYGKFPEFSELLSIIKHIYGPDFMSIFENSITKIEAEFDEVDGKLVSNLSSEEEAKSS, via the coding sequence ATGGAGCAACAACAATTACAATCCATTAAACAATCCATTATGTTTAGTCATAAAGTTGCTCAATTGAGTAAAGCTTTATGGAAGATGGTAGAAAAGGATTGGCAGAATTGGATTAAACCTTATGACTTAAACATTAACGAGCACCATATATTGTGGATTGCTTATCATCTAGAAGGTGCTTCCATTTCTGATATTGCCAAGTTTGGTGTGATGCATGTTTCTACGGCATTCAATTTCTCGAAAAAATTAGAGGAGCGAGGATTACTAACTTTTTCAAAACGTCAAACAGATAAGCGCAACACTTACGTATTTTTAACCCAAGAAGGTGAATCACTTTTTATTGAAACATTAGAGGCTTATAATCCAACAAACTCAGGCGTATATAACGGAGCACTGCCGATTAAAGAACTTTACGGTAAGTTCCCAGAATTTTCTGAATTACTTAGTATTATTAAGCATATTTATGGCCCTGATTTTATGAGTATTTTTGAAAATTCAATTACAAAAATTGAAGCTGAGTTTGATGAGGTTGATGGGAAATTAGTTTCTAACCTCTCTAGTGAAGAAGAAGCCAAATCTTCTTAA
- the serC gene encoding 3-phosphoserine/phosphohydroxythreonine transaminase, with amino-acid sequence MTIYNFNAGPSALPQEVIEKAQKSLFNFENSGLSVMEMSHRSPMYEEIHFGAISSIKEILNIPDDFEILLLQGGASMQFAMLPMNFLQSEQSAAYVLSGSWSEKALKEAGRIGDAYVLSSSKEDNYKSIPTIEFDSVKENTSYIHLTSNNTIFGTQWQELPEKQRTPIFVDASSDIFSKRINWNNVDVLYAGAQKNAGPSGVTVVIMRKTLLEQSNTSIPQILTYNTHAKADSLYHTPPTGSIYVLGLVMNWIKENGGIEGMESRASNKAALLYDVIDNSNQFYVGHALVNSRSLMNVTFRLSDENLEKKFLQEAKEFGFEGVKGHRSVGGCRASIYNAVPVDHVEKLAHFMKEFQNSH; translated from the coding sequence ATGACTATTTACAATTTTAACGCAGGCCCTAGTGCCCTTCCGCAGGAAGTCATTGAAAAAGCACAGAAATCGTTATTTAATTTTGAAAATTCAGGATTGTCTGTTATGGAAATGAGTCATCGCAGTCCTATGTATGAGGAGATTCATTTTGGAGCGATTTCAAGTATAAAAGAAATATTAAATATTCCAGATGACTTTGAAATTTTATTGCTTCAAGGTGGTGCAAGTATGCAATTTGCTATGCTCCCTATGAACTTCTTACAGTCAGAGCAAAGCGCTGCATATGTTTTATCAGGGTCATGGTCAGAAAAAGCACTAAAAGAGGCTGGTCGTATTGGCGATGCTTACGTGCTTTCGTCCTCAAAGGAAGATAATTACAAATCAATCCCAACAATCGAATTTGATAGTGTAAAAGAAAACACAAGCTATATTCACTTAACATCGAATAATACCATTTTCGGTACTCAATGGCAGGAACTACCTGAAAAACAGCGTACACCTATTTTTGTAGATGCTTCTAGTGATATTTTTAGCAAACGAATAAATTGGAATAACGTTGATGTACTTTACGCAGGTGCACAGAAGAATGCAGGACCATCAGGGGTAACAGTTGTTATAATGAGAAAGACGTTACTAGAACAATCGAATACAAGCATCCCACAAATTTTAACTTACAATACACATGCAAAAGCAGATTCACTTTACCATACACCACCTACGGGGTCTATTTACGTATTAGGTCTTGTTATGAATTGGATAAAGGAAAACGGTGGTATTGAAGGAATGGAATCGAGAGCTTCAAATAAAGCTGCATTATTATATGATGTTATTGATAATAGTAACCAATTTTATGTTGGACATGCTTTAGTTAATAGCCGTTCATTAATGAATGTTACATTTAGATTAAGCGACGAAAATTTAGAAAAGAAGTTCCTTCAAGAAGCGAAAGAATTTGGCTTTGAAGGGGTGAAAGGTCACCGCTCTGTAGGAGGATGTCGGGCATCCATTTATAATGCTGTTCCTGTTGATCACGTAGAAAAATTAGCTCATTTCATGAAAGAATTTCAAAATAGCCATTAG
- a CDS encoding HIT family protein, with translation MAKSDSCIFCKIINKDIPSAKVYEDDNVYAFLDLSQVTKGHTLVIPKNHEENVYELSEKNCEAVFKAVPKIARAIKATYEPEGLNLLNNNGEAAGQSVFHYHVHLIPRYGKGDGFGAVWHDHSKEYSNEDLQDIAKEISTKIY, from the coding sequence ATGGCAAAATCAGATTCATGTATATTTTGCAAAATTATTAACAAAGACATCCCATCAGCAAAAGTGTACGAAGATGATAACGTCTATGCATTTTTAGATTTAAGTCAAGTAACAAAAGGCCACACACTCGTAATCCCCAAAAATCATGAGGAAAACGTTTATGAACTTTCAGAGAAAAATTGCGAAGCTGTTTTTAAAGCAGTACCAAAAATTGCGAGAGCTATTAAAGCTACGTATGAGCCAGAAGGATTAAATTTATTAAACAATAATGGCGAAGCCGCAGGTCAATCTGTATTCCATTATCACGTTCATCTTATTCCGCGCTATGGAAAAGGAGATGGATTTGGAGCAGTATGGCATGACCATAGTAAAGAGTATTCTAATGAAGATCTGCAAGACATCGCCAAAGAAATCTCTACTAAAATCTATTAG